From Anas acuta chromosome 20, bAnaAcu1.1, whole genome shotgun sequence, a single genomic window includes:
- the GLE1 gene encoding mRNA export factor GLE1: MQQRQLRWDTLEALRGSSKGRLKYCRHWLRDEDVLEGCMSPLMLSSYSGWVLDRIVERSDQEITPSKTSTPNKSTPRTNQLPLEKVTSASHQGSSPLSSTVLSETKGNNGLSLLEMDQEVLPTLLPSKVTEVEGCIRMYEEMYRLKGKEGLRQRQEQQEQMVRAVYDLASEQLKRFDELKELKQHQEFQDLREVMEKSLKETQGQQEKLKEEHRHRAKVLNLKLREAEQQRQRQEELERLRKEEGQERLRRLYSIQEEVLQLNQQIDPNYRHKDLPKIDLSAYSSRGNQICGLVSGLIRTTSERGFPTQVDVANTERALQEMRGLISSMQQEIAAAVEEKKRRDEEEERQKQQELLKKSQMKAQSTAPAQLPGGKQTKEGLQVKTDESIMRWYQELQDAANQCVTSFSEISNCKDNEVKKIKMDLQKAATIPVSQISSIAGSQLREIFDKINNLLSGKSVQSGGRSVSVTQHPQGLDFVYYKLAEKFVSQGEEEVASHREAAFPIAVVASGIWEIHPRVGDLFLAHLHKKCPYSVPFYPAFKEGTSMEEYQRMLGYQVKDSKIEEQDHFLKRMSGMIRLYAAIIQLRWPYGNRQGTHPHGLSYGWRWLAQMLNMEPLADVTATLLFDFLEVCGNALMKQYQIQFWKMMLLIREDYFPRIEAITSSGQMGSLMRFKQFLEECLQKKEIPLPKGFLQPSFWRS, from the exons ATGCAGCAGCGGCAGCTCCGCTGGGACACGCTGGAGGCTCTGCGCGGCTCCAGCAAGGGCCGCCTGAAGTACTGCCGCCACTGGCTGCGGGACGAG GATGTCTTGGAAGGATGCATGTCGCCTCTCATGTTGTCCTCTTATTCTGGCTGGGTCCTGGACAGAATAGTTGAACGGTCAGACCAGGAAATTACACCATCCAAAACTTCAACACCTAACAAATCCACTCCCCGTACAAACCAGCTACCTCTTGAGAAGGTCACATCTGCCAGCCACCAGGGCTCTTCACCACTTTCATCTACAGTGCTGAGCGAAACAAAG GGAAATAATGGTCTTAGTCTGCTGGAAATGGATCAAGAAGTCCTTCCAACACTGCTTCCATCTAAAGTTACGGAAGTTGAAGGCTGCATTCGGATGTATGAAGAGATGTACAGGTTGAAaggaaag GAGGGGCTCAGGCAGCGGCAGGAGCAGCAAGAGCAGATGGTGAGGGCAGTGTATGACCTTGCAAGTGAGCAACTGAAGCGTTTTGATGAACTGAAGGAGCTAAAGCAGCATCAGGAATTCCAAGATTTGCGAGAAGTGATGGAGAAGAG cTTAAAGGAAACTCAGGGACAGCAAGAGAAGTTGAAGGAAGAACACCGACACAGAGCAAAG GTATTAAATCTAAAACTGCgtgaggcagagcagcagaggcagcgtcaggaggagctggagcgtTTGCGTAAGGAAGAAGGCCAGGAAAGACTGCGTCGCCTTTATTCTATCCAGGAGGAAGTGCTACAGCTTAACCAGCAGATTGATCCCAATTACAGACACAAAGACTTGCCAAAAATTGATCTTTCTGCATACAGTAGTCGAGGCAACCAGATCTGTGGGCTGGTGTCAGGACTCATCCGCACCACTAGTGAG AGAGGTTTCCCTACTCAAGTGGATGTGGCCAATACTGAACGAGCACTGCAGGAAATGCGGGGGCTGATATCCAGCATGCAGCAAGAAATCGCTgcagctgtggaagaaaaaaagaggagagatgaagaggaagagagacagaagcagcaagaGTTACTGAAAAAATCGCAGATGAAAGCTCAGAGTACTGCCCCTGCACAGCTGCCAGGGGGAAAGCAGACGAAGGAAG GACTTCAAGTTAAGACAGACGAAAGTATTATGCGCTGGTACCAGGAGCTTCAAGATGCTGCAAACCAGTGTGTCACTTCTTTCAGTGAGATAAGCAACTGCAAAGACAATGAG gTTAAGAAGATAAAAATGGACTTGCAGAAAGCAGCTACGATCCCTGTTAGCCAGATCTCTAGCATAGCAG GCTCTCAGCTGAGAGAGATATTTGACAAGATCAATAACCTGCTCTCTGGAAAGTCTGTTCAGAGTGGAGGGCGAAGTGTATCAGTGACTCAGCATCCACAGGGTCTGGATTTTGTTTATTACAAACTTGCAGAGAAATTTGTG agtcaaggagaagaagaagtagCTTCTCACCGTGAGGCAGCTTTCCCAATTGCTGTGGTGGCATCTGGAATCTGGGAAATACACCCTCGAGTCGGAGATCTCTTTTTAGCTCATCTACACAAAAAGTGCCCGTATTCTGTGCCATTCTACCCTGCCTTCAAAGAAGGAACCTCTATGGAAGAGTATCAGAG GATGCTCGGATATCAAGTTAAGGATTCTAAGATAGAAGAGCAAGATCATTTCCTTAAACGGATGTCAGGAATGATTCGTCTTTATGCTGCTATCATTCAGCTTCGGTGGCCTTATGGAAACAGACAAGGG ACACATCCTCATGGGCTGAGTTATGGATGGCGCTGGCTTGCTCAGATGTTGAACATGGAACCTCTGGCAGATGTGACAGCTACActtctttttgattttctggAG GTATGTGGTAACGCTCTCATGAAACAGTATCAGATTCAGTTCTGGAAAATGATGTTGCTGATCCGAGAAGACTACTTCCCAAG GATTGAAGCAATTACTAGCTCTGGACAGATGGGCTCTTTAATGCGTTTCAAGCAATTCTTGGAg GAATGTCTACAGAAGAAGGAAATTCCATTACCAAAGGGCTTTCTGCAGCCTTCCTTTTGGAGGTCATAA